A single region of the Malaclemys terrapin pileata isolate rMalTer1 chromosome 2, rMalTer1.hap1, whole genome shotgun sequence genome encodes:
- the MRPL15 gene encoding 39S ribosomal protein L15, mitochondrial isoform X2, with protein sequence MAAASRGGGGGPKALELLRALPRVSLVNLRPNPGAKKSERRRGRGGHGGKKSGRGHRGQRQRGNRPRLGFEGGQTPFYLIIPKYGYNEGHSHRRQYHPLSLQKLQYLIDLGRVDPTQPIDLTQLTNARGVTVQPLKRDYGVQLVEKGADNFSAKVNIEVQMASELAIAAIEKNGGVITTGFYDPRSLEILCKPIPFFLRGQPIPKRMLPPEDLVRYYTDAKNRWVVNMSEKKILKPTDERLLRYYSS encoded by the exons ATGGCAGCCGCGTCGCGGGGCGGTGGTGGCGGGCCCAAGGCGCTGGAGCTACTCCGGGCCCTGCCCAGGGTCAGCCTGGTTAACCTGAGACCCAACCCCGGCGCCAAGAAATCG GAAAGAAGACGTGGCCGTGGAGGACATGGAGGTAAGAAAAGTGGTCGAGGTCATAGAGGACAAAGACAAAGAGGAAATCGCCCCCGATTGGGCTTTGAGGGTGGCCAGACTCCATTTTACTTGATTATTCCAAAATATGGGTATAATGAAGGACACAG CCACAGGCGCCAATATCACCCCCTCAGTCTTCAAAAGCTGCAATACCTTATTGACTTGGGTAGAGTGGACCCCACTCAACCGATCGATTTAACCCAGCTCACCAATGCCAGAGGTGTGACAGTACAGCCACTCAAAAGGGATTATGGTGTCCAACTAGTGGAGAAG GGTGCCGATAACTTTTCAGCAAAAGTAAATATTGAAGTACAGATGGCATCTGAGCTAGCCATTGCTGCAATTGAAAAAAATGGTGGTGTTATTACGACAGGCTTCTATGATCCACGGAGTTTGG AGATTTTGTGCAAGCCAATACCTTTCTTTCTGCGTGGCCAGCCTATTCCAAAGCGAATGCTTCCACCTGAAGATCTGGTTCGTTACTACACAGATGCCAAGAATC GTTGGGTGGTAAAcatgagtgaaaagaaaatcCTGAAACCAACAGACGAGAGGTTGCTAAGATACTACAGCTCATGA
- the MRPL15 gene encoding 39S ribosomal protein L15, mitochondrial isoform X1 — protein sequence MAAASRGGGGGPKALELLRALPRVSLVNLRPNPGAKKSERRRGRGGHGGKKSGRGHRGQRQRGNRPRLGFEGGQTPFYLIIPKYGYNEGHSHRRQYHPLSLQKLQYLIDLGRVDPTQPIDLTQLTNARGVTVQPLKRDYGVQLVEKGADNFSAKVNIEVQMASELAIAAIEKNGGVITTGFYDPRSLEILCKPIPFFLRGQPIPKRMLPPEDLVRYYTDAKNRGYLANPSNIPEARLELAKKYGYVLPDISKDELFQMLSTRKDPRQIFFGLAPGWVVNMSEKKILKPTDERLLRYYSS from the exons ATGGCAGCCGCGTCGCGGGGCGGTGGTGGCGGGCCCAAGGCGCTGGAGCTACTCCGGGCCCTGCCCAGGGTCAGCCTGGTTAACCTGAGACCCAACCCCGGCGCCAAGAAATCG GAAAGAAGACGTGGCCGTGGAGGACATGGAGGTAAGAAAAGTGGTCGAGGTCATAGAGGACAAAGACAAAGAGGAAATCGCCCCCGATTGGGCTTTGAGGGTGGCCAGACTCCATTTTACTTGATTATTCCAAAATATGGGTATAATGAAGGACACAG CCACAGGCGCCAATATCACCCCCTCAGTCTTCAAAAGCTGCAATACCTTATTGACTTGGGTAGAGTGGACCCCACTCAACCGATCGATTTAACCCAGCTCACCAATGCCAGAGGTGTGACAGTACAGCCACTCAAAAGGGATTATGGTGTCCAACTAGTGGAGAAG GGTGCCGATAACTTTTCAGCAAAAGTAAATATTGAAGTACAGATGGCATCTGAGCTAGCCATTGCTGCAATTGAAAAAAATGGTGGTGTTATTACGACAGGCTTCTATGATCCACGGAGTTTGG AGATTTTGTGCAAGCCAATACCTTTCTTTCTGCGTGGCCAGCCTATTCCAAAGCGAATGCTTCCACCTGAAGATCTGGTTCGTTACTACACAGATGCCAAGAATCGTGGGTATCTAGCCAATCCATCAAATATTCCAGAAGCCAGGCTTGAACTCGCCAAGAAATATGGTTATGTTTTGCCAGACATAAGTAAAGATGAACTTTTCCAAATGCTAAGCACACGTAAGGACCCTAGACAGATTTTCTTTGGTCTTGCTCCAGGTTGGGTGGTAAAcatgagtgaaaagaaaatcCTGAAACCAACAGACGAGAGGTTGCTAAGATACTACAGCTCATGA